The segment ACTGGGTAAAAGGCATGAACCATACCGCCGGCCATTAGAACCGGAAGTGGGCGAACGCCTTGTTAGCTTCGGCCATACGGTGCGTGTCGTCTTTCTTCTTGATTGACCCGCCCTCTCCGCCGGCGGCACTCATCAACTCCTTCGCAAGCCGTACAGCCATGCTCTTGTCCGTGCGCGTCCATGCATACTGGATGATCCAGCGAAACGCCAGAGCCACACGCCGATCCGGCCGCACTTCAACAGGAACCTGGTAGGTGGCGCCACCCACGCGGCGGCTCCGAACTTCAACCAGCGGCGACACATTGTTCACCGCCTTTTTGAACACGTCGACACCCGGCTCATTCGTACGCT is part of the Rhodothermales bacterium genome and harbors:
- the rpsG gene encoding 30S ribosomal protein S7, giving the protein MRRRTAERRTITADPVYSDQLVSRFVSSVMRSGKKSIAQRIVYKAFDFIEERTNEPGVDVFKKAVNNVSPLVEVRSRRVGGATYQVPVEVRPDRRVALAFRWIIQYAWTRTDKSMAVRLAKELMSAAGGEGGSIKKKDDTHRMAEANKAFAHFRF